One window from the genome of Diabrotica virgifera virgifera chromosome 6, PGI_DIABVI_V3a encodes:
- the LOC126886125 gene encoding uncharacterized protein LOC126886125 has protein sequence MLAPRHKNNINLIEKELCALKNKFQNDQIMLTEVNNLSSRIENISRRKVEYKDTDFGPFLIMIESDKGKAGNIHPMDIGKVFHTMGTTGIKEISRKGMNRIGVIFNTSKQANMVLNSTEILEKGFLAYIPQKMLTSRGIIRDVSINISMENIVNDSKLQKNVKIISARRLNRRVLDSSGTVTYVPTGTVQLLFDVRTPPKEIIIYSNLVTVDPYIPPVQQCFKCLRFGHSQRQCRGKARCPKCSDEHTVQSCTVSVPKCLYCDLDHLATNKICKEFERQKKINEVMVFQDLTFFEAAKLFPPIKEKPENSRMFQRRSRDFPSLLSSSPRAFTQALQKSPSSTPLFQSQSHVVPVKRKNKVYFI, from the coding sequence ATGCTAGCCccgagacataaaaataacattaatttaatagaaaaagaactCTGTgctttaaaaaacaaattccaaAACGATCAGATCATGTTAACAGAAGTTAATAACTTATCATCTAGGATTGAAAATATTAGTAGAAGAAAAGTTGAATACAAGGACACTGACTTCGGCCCATTCCTTATTATGATAGAGAGTGACAAAGGAAAAGCAGGAAATATCCATCCTATGGATATTGGGAAAGTATTTCATACAATGGGTACGACTGGAATTAAAGAAATTAGTAGAAAAGGCATGAATAGAATTGGAGTAATTTTTAACACCTCCAAACAGGCAAATATGGTACTAAATAGTACAGAAATCCTTGAGAAAGGATTTCTTGCTTATATACCTCAAAAAATGCTAACATCAAGGGGTATTATTAGAGATGTAAGTATAAATATTTCAATGGAAAACATAGTTAACGacagtaaattacaaaaaaacgtgAAAATTATATCGGCCAGAAGACTTAACAGAAGAGTTTTAGATAGCAGTGGGACCGTTACATACGTTCCAACAGGAACTGTACAACTACTCTTTGACGTAAGAACTCCCCCTAAAGAAATAATCATATATTCAAACTTGGTAACAGTAGATCCATACATCCCTCCTGTACAGCAATGCTTCAAATGCCTAAGATTTGGGCACTCACAAAGACAGTGCAGGGGAAAAGCAAGATGCCCGAAATGTTCCGATGAACATACAGTACAAAGCTGCACAGTTTCTGTACCAAAATGCCTATACTGCGATCTTGATCACCTTGCCACAAATAAAATTTGCAAAGAATTCGAAAGACAGAAAAAGATAAATGAAGTAATGGTCTTCCAAGATCTCACCTTTTTTGAAGCTGCCAAGCTGTTTCCCCCAATTAAGGAAAAGCCAGAGAATTCGAGAATGTTTCAGAGGAGAAGTAGGGATTTTCCTTCTTTACTATCCAGCTCACCCAGAGCATTTACTCAAGCACTTCAAAAATCCCCATCCTCCACTCCCCTTTTCCAGAGTCAAAGTCATGTGGTCCCAGTTAAAAGGAAAAATAAAGtatacttcatctaa